Proteins from one Triticum aestivum cultivar Chinese Spring chromosome 7A, IWGSC CS RefSeq v2.1, whole genome shotgun sequence genomic window:
- the LOC123149838 gene encoding sodium/hydrogen exchanger 4: MAASSLWDELVVAASTGGSSGTVVSICVFTAVLCLCLVAGHLLEENKWVNESITALIIGCIVGALIFLLSKGRNSHILRFDEQLFFIYVLPPIIFNAGFQVKKKQFFHNFLTIMSFGVFGVFISVAIVSAGFYWLLPKVGFGKLDAVDYLALGVIFSSTDTVCTLQVISQDETPRLYSLVFGEGVVNDATSVVLFNAIKNMDITKIKSGAVLKVIGDFLYLFATSTILGATIGLFTAYVLKALYFGRHSTDREVALMALMAYLSYMLAELLSLSGILTVFFCGIVMSHYAWHNVTESSRITTRHIFATLSFIAETFIFLYVGMDALDMDKWKTTQASFKTSVGIFGVIISLILLGRAAFVFPLSILSNFMSGNSEKAPITFKHQVVIWWAGLMRGAVSIALAYNQFTFSGVTLDPVHATIITSTIVVVFFTTLVFGFLTRPLISAMLPQHRHREPAGGRSTGSNSPKDEFILPFLGDEDASGSGSGFVQAKRSISMMLERPIHTVHIYWRKFDDRFMRPIFGGPRSY; the protein is encoded by the exons ATGGCGGCTTCCTCGCTGTGGGACGAGCTGGTGGTGGCGGCGTCGACGGGGGGGAGCAGCGGCACCGTGGTGTCCATCTGCGTGTTCACGGCGGTGCTCTGCCTCTGcctcgtcgccggccacctccTCGAGGAGAACAAATGGGTCAACGAGTCCATCACCGCGCTCATCATC GGGTGCATTGTTGGGGCTCTCATCTTCCTGCTGAGCAAAGGCAGGAACTCGCACATCCTGAGGTTCGACGAGCAGCTCTTCTTCATCTACGTTCTTCCGCCAATAATCTTCAACGCCGG GTTTCAGGTCAAGAAGAAGCAGTTCTTCCATAATTTCCTCACCATCATGTCCTTTGGGGTATTCGGTGTTTTCATCTCGGTCGCAATAGTTTCCGCAG GTTTCTACTGGCTCCTCCCAAAAGTTGGTTTTGGCAAACTTGACGCGGTGGATTATCTAG CACTAGGAGTCATATTTTCTTCGACAGATACTGTGTGCACGCTGCAG GTCATAAGCCAAGATGAAACACCAAGGTTGTACAGCTTGGTCTTCGGAGAAGGAGTTGTCAATGATGCAACATCTGTGGTCCTATTCAATGCTATAAAGAATATGGATATCACTAAGATCAAAAGCGGGGCGGTGCTAAAAGTTATCGGAGATTTCCTCTATCTTTTTGCAACTAGTACTATCCTTGGCGCCACA ATCGGACTGTTCACTGCTTATGTTCTCAAAGCGCTGTATTTTGGCAG GCACTCGACTGACCGGGAGGTCGCTTTAATGGCTCTCATGGCTTATTTATCGTATATGTTAGCAGAG TTGTTAAGTCTGAGTGGGATTTTGACTGTTTTCTTTTGCGGCATCGTCATGTCCCACTACGCATGGCATAATGTAACAGAGAGCTCCCGAATCACGACAAG GCACATATTTGCGACACTATCATTCATCGCTGAGACCTTTATCTTTCTTTATGTTGGAATGGATGCCCTTGACATGGATAAATGGAAGACAACACAGGCAAG CTTCAAGACCTCAGTTGGTATTTTCGGTGTCATCATTTCACTCATTTTGCTGGGACGGGCCGCGTTTGTTTTCCCTCTTTCGATCCTTTCAAATTTTATGAGTGGGAATTCTGAAAAAGCACCAATCACATTCAAGCACCAG GTCGTGATTTGGTGGGCCGGGCTCATGAGAGGCGCCGTTTCAATTGCGCTAGCATACAATCAG TTCACATTTTCAGGTGTAACACTGGATCCAGTCCATGCAACCATCATCACCAGTACAATCGTCGTAGTATTTTTCACAACCCTG GTGTTTGGCTTCTTGACAAGGCCATTGATAAGCGCCATGCTCCCGCAGCATCGGCACCGGGAGCCGGCGGGAGGCCGCAGCACGGGAAGCAACTCGCCGAAGGACGAGTTCATCCTGCCGTTTCTCGGCGACGAAGACGCGTCGGGGAGTGGAAGTGGCTTCGTCCAAGCCAAGAGAAGCATATCAATGATGTTGGAGAGACCCATCCACACGGTGCACATCTACTGGAGGAAGTTCGACGACAGGTTCATGAGACCAATCTTCGGTGGACCACGATCTTACTGA